From Micromonospora rhizosphaerae, the proteins below share one genomic window:
- a CDS encoding carbohydrate ABC transporter permease → MTAPTRSAPRATLATPVDLPPIDRAPLRRLHRRRALQHLAAVVITLFMGVPIYLIALAAFSSRESLNDFPKSLLPTDVSTETINAFLGSAGVLPATLNSLLVGFFTVMLSLLVGAPGGYALARYGFRGRDTYQLFLLLTRALPIVVLSIPLAQLFLTAGVYDSVLAVMLVHTALALPTTILITASIFVSVPRDVEEAALLFGCSRIGAFLRVVMPLALPGIAASSIFTFVLSWNEVLAAAVLTLDNRTLPAQVLTSLRESPLAYRFAGGFALVVPALVFIFLMRRYLLNMWGSALR, encoded by the coding sequence ATGACGGCACCGACACGTAGCGCACCGCGCGCGACCCTGGCGACGCCGGTCGACTTGCCGCCGATCGACCGGGCGCCGCTGCGCCGCCTGCATCGGCGCCGAGCGCTCCAGCACCTGGCTGCCGTGGTGATCACGCTTTTCATGGGCGTACCGATCTACCTCATCGCGCTGGCCGCATTCTCATCCCGGGAGTCGTTGAACGACTTCCCCAAGTCGTTGCTGCCCACGGATGTGTCGACGGAGACGATCAACGCATTTCTCGGCTCCGCCGGAGTGCTGCCCGCCACGCTGAACTCGCTGCTCGTCGGTTTCTTCACCGTGATGCTCTCCCTCCTCGTCGGAGCGCCCGGAGGTTATGCACTGGCGCGCTACGGCTTCCGTGGACGCGACACCTATCAGCTGTTCCTGCTGTTGACCAGGGCGTTGCCCATCGTCGTGCTGTCCATTCCGTTGGCGCAGCTGTTCCTCACCGCAGGTGTCTACGACAGCGTCTTGGCGGTCATGCTTGTCCACACCGCGCTGGCGTTGCCGACGACCATCCTCATCACCGCGAGCATCTTCGTCTCGGTGCCCCGCGATGTCGAGGAGGCCGCCCTGCTGTTTGGCTGCAGCCGGATCGGTGCCTTCCTGCGTGTCGTCATGCCGCTCGCATTGCCCGGCATCGCCGCATCCAGCATCTTCACCTTCGTGCTGTCGTGGAACGAGGTGCTGGCTGCCGCGGTGCTCACGCTGGACAACCGCACCCTGCCGGCACAGGTGCTCACGTCCTTGCGGGAGTCGCCGCTCGCCTACCGGTTCGCCGGCGGCTTCGCGCTTGTCGTTCCTGCGTTGGTGTTCATTTTCCTGATGCGCCGATACCTGCTGAACATGTGGGGATCTGCCCTGCGCTGA
- a CDS encoding ABC transporter ATP-binding protein yields the protein MAEVNLRNLVKTYPGATARATDDISLDIADGEFMVLLGPSGCGKTTLLRMVAGLELPDAGQVVVGGRDVTYLPPRERNLSMVFQSYAVFPHRRVRDNIGFGLAMRGIAREEIRRKVAWAADLLQLTPYLDRYPSQLSGGQRQRVAVARAIVVDADVLLMDEPLSNLDALLRLSFRSELKKLVQELGTTTLYVTHDQAEALSLGDRVAVMREGVVVQCDDPIAVYDRPASRFVGGFLGSPPMNFLIGGVDGADRESARVTVDLGGQVLRGPDALRPLHGADVHLGVRAETIGVSDRELPDALRATVQVFEPLGSAVLITADLAGQQIKVQAPNNFRVGPGDTVWLSFRSEHLRWYDSETQLSLETV from the coding sequence ATGGCCGAAGTGAACCTCCGCAACCTCGTGAAGACATATCCCGGCGCCACCGCGCGGGCTACCGATGACATCTCCCTCGACATCGCCGACGGCGAGTTCATGGTGCTCCTCGGGCCATCCGGCTGCGGCAAGACGACACTGCTCCGGATGGTGGCTGGCCTGGAACTGCCCGATGCTGGACAGGTCGTCGTCGGTGGCCGCGACGTGACCTACCTGCCGCCGCGCGAGCGGAATCTCTCGATGGTCTTCCAGTCCTACGCTGTCTTCCCGCATCGCAGAGTCCGAGACAACATCGGGTTCGGGCTGGCGATGCGGGGAATCGCCCGGGAGGAGATCCGACGCAAGGTTGCCTGGGCGGCGGACCTGCTGCAGCTCACGCCGTATCTCGACCGGTACCCCTCGCAGCTGTCCGGCGGCCAACGCCAACGGGTCGCGGTTGCCCGCGCCATCGTGGTCGACGCCGACGTGCTGCTCATGGACGAGCCATTGTCGAACCTCGACGCTCTGCTGCGGCTGTCCTTCCGTTCCGAGCTGAAGAAGCTTGTCCAGGAGCTCGGTACGACGACGCTCTACGTGACCCACGACCAAGCCGAGGCGCTCTCACTCGGTGATCGGGTGGCGGTCATGCGGGAGGGCGTCGTGGTCCAGTGTGACGACCCCATTGCCGTCTACGACCGTCCGGCGAGCCGGTTTGTCGGCGGCTTCCTCGGCAGCCCGCCGATGAACTTCCTCATCGGCGGCGTGGACGGCGCTGATCGTGAGTCTGCCCGCGTCACCGTCGACCTCGGCGGCCAGGTCCTCCGCGGCCCCGACGCCTTGCGACCCCTCCACGGCGCCGATGTGCATCTCGGTGTGCGGGCCGAGACCATTGGCGTCTCCGACCGCGAACTGCCGGACGCGCTACGCGCCACTGTTCAGGTCTTCGAGCCCCTCGGCTCGGCAGTGCTGATCACCGCAGATCTCGCCGGGCAGCAGATCAAGGTGCAAGCGCCCAACAACTTCCGCGTTGGACCGGGGGACACCGTGTGGTTGAGCTTCAGGTCGGAGCACCTGCGCTGGTACGACTCGGAAACCCAACTATCGCTGGAGACCGTATGA